One Glycine soja cultivar W05 chromosome 7, ASM419377v2, whole genome shotgun sequence genomic window, atgatattattaaataggaGTAACCTTAGTTAGATTTActtatattgaaaatttaatttttttacaatagatGGATGCAGTATAATACAAACAATAGAAAAGGTTTGTCTTTGAAAAAGTTGTGAAAAAAGGTTATTTAGAAGTATGgaaaatttatcaatatatatgtgaatgaatgaattttttattgtgtagtcaaatttattaatataaattatagataaatttaataaatataatttaatagtattatttaaatcatttacataataattatatttaataaatgtatACAACATTTGATATTATCGTGcactattaaattttgtatttggtaAATTCCGCCGCGGTGTCAACATCAGgaacttctcttgaatccttGAAGTCATCCTCTCATTACCCCTATTTCTTTTAATCAATGTGTATACATGATGACAACTATTTCCATCACATGTTATCTAAAATATATAgagtttagttttaaaaattatttttttcactctccaaaaattaattatttaagtaaaaaataattagttccaattttttttttaaaaatattaaaatgataaacaaatttataaatattaactaaattaacatttttttaatgtgtgtgAATTAGAAGGTATAATTCAAAAgatgataattaaatttttaatttataaattagccATAGTTGAGTTCTTGGAATAATATTCAAAAGTATATATagacttatttaaaaataaataactaaaagacTATAAACGTGTTTCTTTTATGCTACACTCAATTTTCTACAccatatacatattttaatgttaaatttataGCTGGAATCAATTTAGGCATTCGTCCCAATAAACTACAATTAAatgctaatttaaaattaatttttatcaaaattaattttatatttaaaaataaatgaacactagataactatattaaaaaaaatagtaactattagagaatttttaaatatatttctataattttaaaaatttaattagaattaataattttaatattatttagaaaaaaaattaattttaaatttgaaaaaaaaatcagctttaataatttgtaagaaaaattataactcTAGTAGAACAATTTTGGTTATTAATATCCTataatcattttgaaaaatattttttaaaaaatatacacatgtacGCATATATACAATAGATATATTATTAAaggaataatttaaaataattccgtaaattgtttttattaatcaCTCTATTTAGTAgtttaaaaatttctattttgtttatatatttttaatatatgaaatatatttatatttcattgctgaataatttatttataaaaaattataaaaataataaaagaatacaacttcaaaattttatttatcaactttatcaatttttttttatatttttatcattttacaattctttaataatattaattaataattttcactATATacttcttaataaaataaataaataataataataataataaataaaatggttcaataataaatgaaaaagataaaacatattgaaaattatatataattttagtattaacaaaattatttttttgtaatttctgtTCATCAATCATTAAcgatatttaaaaaacaaagaaacatcATTGCACCtgtgaaatagaaaatgaattatagatatttgatttcttattttaaaaatttattttttttatctgaataataatgaaacattataattttttaatatggtTTTAGAAcatgtttttgttattaaattttgtaataattttttaaataattccttattctaATGAATATAAGACATAATATTAATCTACATGTGTCATTAATATAAGTTatagataaatttaataaatacaagAATAAAAGAGacgttctatattttttaaaatgaaaataaaataaaggagagATAATAGAACCTAAGTAATAGTGAATGGTTTTGCACTCTATGTTTTGCAATTGGAGGGTGTGTGTGAGTGATTTGAGAAGTGTAATTATTTATTGGAGTAAGAGAATTCATAATTCGGGTTGCATAATTAATAATGggttgcttataaaaaaaagtattattttatgtatgattttgaattgtttaaaattgaagaaagttgcttatataaataattatcatttatgagttatttaattttttttattaaatatgaaagagagaaaagtaaatatttgtgagttaaataacttgttaataaaaaatttcattaaagagaaaattaattgaattatttaagaTTGAGgtgatataaatttaattgtttatgtAAACATCATACAAAAATGATATACAAATGTagttataaaagtaaattaggatatatatatatatatatatatatatatatatatatataatatacattaTACAACAAAATGTAATAAGGAGTTAGTTGAAGTAACATTAGATATAgttgttttaaaaaacttaattgaatgaaaaaatatcaCTAAAATGATGAATtagattttctaaaaaatattaatcactaACATCGTGGTATTCCAAAAAGAAATTGTTTacctattatatttaataaatattgtatttaatatttcttcTCAGTActactaaattttatttagttttaatcGTTTTTACGTACCAATCGATTCCAATGAATTTCATGCATTTAAAGAGAGGTAAAACTTGTAAACCCCACCGTGATGTACGTGTCCATAATCCATATCATGATTCAGGAACTTCTTTTTTAGCCCATATTTCCATTAGTGCATACCTGACAGCTATTCCCATCACATATTGTCTAGACTATATAGTTTTCGAATTATTTACAACATGTATACTTTTACATTAGCGCCAAAGAAAATATCCTCTTATATATTAGATATTCTTTTCAGAACTACATGTAAAAGCGATTAAAATATCTTCTTTTCAGACCAAAACTGGTTTATGGAATGCGATTACAGTATGAGTGTATCACTATTAGcaatatttaacaaataaaacataaaattgaatCAGTAAAGCTTTCAATTAATCATGGTTCGGTTATCAGCTAaaggtatatataaaaaaagtgattGATATGAATAATATTCAAACAAAAAGCATGAATTTACAGTCTCTCTAACTCAATcaattattttctgtttttaaaatattatatttgacaaaactaagtggaagtaaaaaattatttaactaataGTTAAaagttgattaaaaattatcttattaaattatagatgtttagtaaaattatttgttgaagtagttaaaaaaatataaaattatataaatgaatatatttatgtcatgtttttataaaaaaattgatttgattttctggataaaaatttatttttgtagaaTTTATAACTTTagcattaaattaattttaaacacttgacacttttcatttataaaatatcaagaataataaaaaaaacataaatttattatatattgccACCAAGGTCATTAtaggtaaaaatgaaaaaatcttatcatatgttaaaaaaataaaaattatataattttattttaaatagaaaagattataaatgaaatttaataaatattcaagaacataaagaaaataaacataaaaaataagaagataaaaactaatttttatttttttttaaatttaaataacttttaaaaaaagttaaaaaattattaaaaaaatgtttatcaaagtatcaaataaactttttagttaataaaaaaaatattaaaaactaacgACTGAAATATCTTCTTGCCCAGCACTCTTAAATATTGCTGTATGCAACAAATTAAGCAGTGTAATTCATAACTGATTGGATTGACAATAATTGAAAACTGCGATCATAAAACTATATTAATCGACTCACAAAATACTAATAGATGACTCTTGGTTAAAAAGTCCAAACCACCCTCTAATCAACTTTTAGAGAAGAGAGACGGTGCATCAGctaattgaaaaagaaatttcaTTGAAGTGAAAGTTAAGTGAAAAACATAACCGTGATTTATCTTGCATCACGAATCACGATTCTATTTGTGGGGTCGGAGAAAATATGTATGAGAAACAAGCTATGttaaaattagaacaaattATAGCAATCTTTCTTTTCGGTTGGCTCAAATTATAcatgtattttttcttaattaaatttttcatattaaaaaataaatatttcaaattattatctaacatttatttattttaattaaatacttaatttttttatattatttcaacttattatttatgttaaatttttcaGTATGTCATCTcattactactttttttttcttatctttattttcttcttcttcatcttttctATCTTCAAAGGAGATCACCACTATAGCCAACCGTACCATTGATTGTAATCATTGTGTTGTCcaactctttcttctttttctcattttccaaCAAAATAACAGGAAGATGAGAGTTCAATGGAGTCGacatactaaaaaattatataagtaagGAATAATCCTATATATAATAGCATTATAAAGAGGCGTGACAAGGACTGCGGCTACACCTCGACACGCCACCAACTTCTTCTCCATGCACCTCGTCGGCATCCCCGCCCCATGAAGCTCATGGACTCCACCCTCCACCAACAGGGCGAGTGCGATTTAAACAAAAAACCATTACTATTAACCAAAGTAACACCATTTTTGAGACACATGGAAGACTTGTGTAAAAGTTAGTAGATTTTattaatggtaaaaaaaaaaaaaacaaagaaaaagatgcaTGTGTAATTTGACAAAATCTCAAGAGAAATTAGtgcaatttgttttttaaaattattagggTGAACTTAGTAGGAGACAATTTCGGTAGGATATATGAAATTGTAAGTTTGAATCATAGAACAACAAGAAAGAAGCTGTGTTTTgaattatcatttgaattttgaagtgtTGAAAGTAGGTTAAAAATAGGTTAGAAGTAtgttgtttgttattttttagttgaaaGGAATTTTAGAATAGTTGGAACAGTAATATGCATGAACATATTCTTTAGGATGGACCGAAAAAAATTCTTTAGGATGGATATTATGTATTTGagtgttcatttttttaacttaaggaCATATTTTACTTTACTTTTATTCCTCACCATGACAAATAATTTTACCATTATTTagtacttaattttataattttaaaaaaatcaagttattaattatatttataaatttattttatgttttgatttttttctttgtttctttcaaTCAACCTCTTTAAATACttcaaaatatatcatattatctaatttttctagaatttaaaaatttatagttttatgtttttttttcttaattacttataatatttttacttaaattttattataattttaattttttaattatattttcaaattttgtttaaattaaaaaccaatGTAATAAATGAAATACGTACGAATTTCTTCTAATACAACATGGTTCGTAactggtttttttattttatttaatttagatgAGGTTAATTACGTGACTTTTGGTtggtttcatttattttatgtcCATGTGATTCCAAGACAAGTTTCATTCACCATTGGGACGAGGACAGTACACAGTTGAATTTTCAATTGCTCATAAGCTTCACcttaaatgatatatttatcCTCCTacttatttgataaaatagtactatttttttatatttttaagatatgcttcttttcattatcaaacattttctttaaaaaaaatactgtattagaaaaatataaaagaaataatataaaacgAATACtacttccattttttatttatcaattttatggaaaattgtatttctttttattcattattttaaaagtccaAAATAAtacagtaattattttttacactatatccttattttaaaaagaaagagaaataataatacatcaaattttaaaataataaatggaaaaaaattatagatatatgacaattttattttgtaatttgtgtACATCAACCATAAAcgataaatataaaaaggaacaaaatatCATCGCACCTGTCAAATACAAAATGAATTATTGAGCTGAATTTGTAATCATGCGATAACAATTACAGGTCGCACAGTAATGCAGCGTTTATTTCACAGATTTATCATTGACATCACAGCTTCAAAAAGTAGCAGACATGCAAGGGAGAAGATTTTGTTATTTGTCAAATCGTCCTTTCTTTTATAAAAGCTGTCCATTCTCGTTCGATCAAAGTGGGGTTAAGTTTAATGAAAAAGATTAATCATCTAATGAATTAAAGTTGgaatcttcatttttattttatattcgaGCTGTCTCAGATAAGATTTTTTCACtgaggattttttattttcattttttccattCTCGAACTCCAAGCACATGAACTGATGAACATGACCATGACCCGACACTGACCTTTTAACATAAAGCCATAAACTTTTCTCTCCTCTCTGTCTATTAAAGTGAAATTGCATGGGATTAGGGAgggtcatattttttttaatcgataagttgtattatttttttttaatacgcaCTGTAAGGAAAAATCAAAGAACTACAGCTTGACCCTGCGAGGGAATCTAATCCCAACAAAATCTGCCCACAAAGGGATCATACAAACATCAGGAGCAGTCTCAAGATAATGATAAAATGTATTACTACAACtacaaacataataatttaaataataataatattacaaGAAAAAAGTAAACAATTATAAGTGTGTTTAGATTATAGTTCTAAAAGTAAAATTTGGTTCaacttaaaacttaaatttagttaaaaatatatttaatgtaacttgatttatgtttgaaatgttttttttttaaaaagagagTTATAACTTTGGAGTAAATCTCATTTTAAATGAAAGTCACATTCATCTACAACAACTTTTCATGAGAGGTAAACCTCAAATGTCAAACTAAACACAACCTACATATACTTAAAATCAATCtctccataaaaaatataattaaatctgtaAAACAAATCTCccttgataattttaaaaatattttttttataaaccttTGCTTTATTTAAAGTTTCACACTAGTTTTATAGCAAGTTTCTGGAGTCTTCAACGATCGAGGACCAGTGTCGGAGTCAATTTCACATAGATTTTGGGTCcgttcatcattttttttaaggctgtgtttgtttttaagagaaaaataatattatagagAAATTGTATCTATTTTTTAGACTCACACCTTTTAtagtttacttaaaaaaaaaatcttctatttCCATCTTCATTATTTTCATCCTTTAAATCAAACACACACTAAGTGTCTTGGATCGGATTGTGATTGCAGTTACAAAATTCGGTGCATTATGGCTTTCACTGTGACGTGTTTGCAAATTGAGAGTTAATGAATTTGACTCCATAGACCATAGTGACATTGTTTTATCGGCTCAAATGATTTGTAGGAATTAACTCCTTTTTATATGTTTTCCCTTTAGtaacttatgttttttatgaaattatatatgatttggTCATGCATGTAGTTTGATCTTATTTAGTTCTAATGTACTGTCACACTTTATTCTGTTGGTTTGTGTATTAGATGCTAGTGTGATACAAGTAGTTAGGGGTTGAACTGAAATGGTTAGAGTAAAATGATGCTTGGGATATTTTGTGACTGTATCGTCCTGAAACAGTTTctacctttttgttctgaacaTTGCTTCCTCACTTCATGAAATTTGAACAAACTGGATCCATTTCAAAGCAGGGGAAGCTTTCTCCCCTCTAATCAATTCATGACAAAAATTAGATGATCTTATTCAGAATCCAGCCTACTGAAGTAACCTGATATCAGAATCGATTCAGAAATGCGGTTTCTCATTTTAACACCTTTCCAATAATTCAGGatgtactagtaccctcaccacaCTTATGTGCAACTATTATTAATCCATGTCTTCCACAATAAACTAGCCAGTTCTAGTACAAGTAAATGGGAAATAAAAGAGATACATTGCAATCATTGACAATGATgtaatacagaaaaaggtaatTCAATCAATATAATTCTCAATTTAGCTAAAGATTATATCAGTAACGCGGTAAAAATTGAAGACGGTGAATACTAGGATAGCAATCCCAACTATAGTAGAACTGCTTCTCCAAGGGTCACGGAAATAAACCCACCTCAATGTGCCCATTGCCCATTTCCAATTGTTGTTGTAGTGTCCATTAACATCTTCCATAATTTGGTGGTAGCATGTTGAATTTATCACCACATTTTTGCAAAGACCGTTGACCAGATTCGCCAATTCCTGATCACTTCCCAGTCCATGGACAATAGCTTCTTTCTCAACAAGAAACTCTGCATCATCTTTGGTGTGAATAAGAGAGTCAATTAGAGAAACATAGTTGCAAATGTAAGGCTCCTCAGGATAGTGACACTGCTCAAAGGCTATTAGGTTCCTAAGAACACATTCTGTTGTGTGGTCTACTCTCAACTCGGGGATTTGAAACCGTGCTTTGAACAACTTGCAGCATGGCAAGCAACCAAAGCAAGGAAACCAGCTGAAGAATCGCTTCTTCTCAAACTTCACATCTAGTAAGCATCTGTCATGAACCTTCTCAAAGCTTATCCCGGCCTCATTCAACTTAGTTGCAGTCCTTAGCACACACTCCTGCTGAGAATATTTCATTTGACTTCTCAGTTTCTTAGGAAGATAGACATTTCTAGTTAGATCAGTGAAATGTAGTGATTTTTCCCACTTTCTCAGCTCAAACTTGTTTTCTGAAGAATGCTGATGAGGGTAATAAAATCTGAAGTACTCATGTGCAAGATGAAtaaactttttatgttttttcacattttttggaACAACTCTATCATATAGTTTTTCCAACATTACAATTGGAAGCTGATTCTCGAGCAGCATCAAGTCGCGTTGGATACTTTTGCTGACACATCTTTGAGTCACTAGATAGTCTTTCTTATGTTCCaatcttttctcttctctcaaAAACAGCTCCATGATGAACACTGCATCCAACAGCATCATCTCCACAAATTCCTCCTTGCTGATATCAGAAAATTTCTTTTGGTAACAAGCGCGTATGTTTTGCTCGTGTTGTTCTAGGAAGCCTATGTAATTCTCTAAATCAAGCTTGTTCTCTAGGCGATTCCAAAAGAAACGAAaatatttacgtttctgctctTGCATTTCATTTAGTCCTTTTTTGTTATGGTGGATAGGGCCAATTGAGATCAATAGAGGAGTATAGGCCTCCTCTTGCACATTCAAAAGACTAGTAGGTACCTTGTAGATACAACATTCAAACCCCAACTCAGGTTCAATCTCTTCTGGGATGTCAATTATCCGGTCGATAAGATCTCTTTTTCTGTTCCTGTTGAGCAAGCATATCAACCATCACACAAATGAATCACTTGTGATTGATACAAACCaagagcaaaaaaaaataaaataaaaattcatgttTTCATCTTCTAAAAGTACGTTTCATTTTTGAATTTTCATGATTTAGATAATATATTTGTTGtgacttcttattttttgtttttagaacACAACACTACCTCCTTGCTTGTGCTTCTTTCACAAGAAATATCACAAAATCATCTAGAGACTCCCTGGCGATGAAGAGAAAGGTCCACATTAAGCTTTGTGGTTCACAATTATTGTTTCTACTGTTTACTCTTTCTACacataaaaattatcaaactatttttttttaaacatgttATACTAATTAATTTGTTAGAATATTAGGTTTGTTATGAGAGGGAGGGAAGGAACTCatcaccttttttctttttctttctctcttaatcaTGTTATTGATAGAGAGTattcatcatctattttattaatgattaatcttcATTAGAAATCTAATTATCTGAATTCTCtttttcaatcatatttttttcatccacaaaattcaaaatcaaaattttacttaatGGACCGAATCTAATATCACTCGAACCAACTACTTTTAAACTTATGTTTAACTAAACTAGCAAATTGCAATGTTGTTCAAGATTCCTACAAATTAGCCATCATTATGGAAAAATGgctcattaaaaataaaacagttTTAAATATTCTTGTAAAGTAAATATGAAAATTCATGCTCTCAAGTTAATAGCTTTACCGGAAGTTTGTAAAGTTGATTTGATAGttgaaaagaataattaaaggATTGAAGGGGAGGGAGCGGTAACAGATCATAACTTCGAAACATTAATCATAATATCTTGcattattttcaaaactaaaacaaCATGGTTAATTCAGTTAGTTTAACTGCAAGTTAATTAtactttcatttaatatttatatcatttgtTCGTCCATACACGAGATTTTATCTAGTTTCTTCCAAGACAAGACAAGTAGCAAGCATCAAGAAGAAGAGAACAAGGTTAATAAGTGACCACTTTTTTACCGTTTAACGATATGattactataaaataaaataatttaattaattaatttgtaaagttGTTTTTCAACTGATATGTCTATTTATCAATACAATTATTCTAATTCTGATTACgtattaaaatgttatatattacTTGATTGTGTTTTATTATTACCATTTAAACTCAAacttacaataattatatagttGATATATGTTATTGGTGTcgtaattttaaacttttaatttagtATCTGTTTGCTTTGGAGATTTTCGTGTTTTAGTTTTACattctagaagaaaaaatagtctcaaaatttgaaaaaaaagaagaaaaaatttctcgtaattttataattattttaatgatttaaatactttttagtCTATAATGATTTTTAAGGTTTAAATTCCTTTTTAGttgcaggaaaaaaaaactttttaatccttgtaatttaattagagttttttcttgtttttgtgtttgcaatttgttatttctttttttgattttcatctttgcAATTTGacgttcttttttttatatctttataattttttttagttcttaaaaattatatttattttatttttttcctttaaccaGATAACacttttttaagtatttaaagttttatttaaattactttaaaaacgaaaaataaaacaaatataatttgtatgaactgaaataatttttttcaatgacaaaaaacaaaaaatagggttaaaTTTCAAAAGGACCGAAcaaatatttaacaattatagTTTTAATTGGAAAAACAACGCTGAGATCACCTATAGAActgcatttaaattttataaataaaaaaaaaacattttctaccTTTTATTTTGTGAAGCAATTACCATACTGGAGTCAAATTCTTGTCTCATGGTATGAAGACCTTGCAACACTTCATCTTCTAGCCTTATATTTCGAAGATAATATTGGTTAATTTTTGTATCTCCATCTTTTACTTCCACCAACTCCTCCTCCATCATCTTCTTAGCCTCAAAAACATTATTCCCAAGCTTGATTTGGTCTTTAACACTACTCTCACCTCCTCCTTGGTGGTGGGGTTCAATTCTTCCATTGACAGAAATAGGAAGggtttgatttgaaatattgtTTTCTTCCGGCACTGTTAGCGATGCATCTTCAACATATGATGGATTGTCAAACTCCATTGTTGCCTATGCTTAGTTTTGCTTTTGTTTCTTATGTCTTCACCAATCACTCCAACTTTCAAATAGCTTGTTGATTCTCTcctttaaatgaaaatttgaaaatcacataaataaacatatttttttagtatatatttaattgacggtataaaacttttttatattgaCTGTATAACACCCTAAAAGCCTACAAAGACCACAAGCTCATCAAATGAGTTTGGTTGTCGAAGtcaatttgtaattaaaaaaaaaactcaatctttaaaatagaaatgaattcattttcaaaacaaaataaaatttgcatgtCAAGTTGTTTTACCTAtgaatggataaaaataatgcAAGTGAGATCCCATACTTCATAAACAATTTTATGACCAATTAATAcgaatattaaatatgaaagttaaaagctcaatttttttttttttaaaacaacaacTAACAGCACAAACTTTGAACGGGGAAGACACTTTCCATATATAAAGTGCTATCATATCAATCATAAATTTAACAATGTGTCTCTCAAAATTCGAATACAACTACTCTAACTTTGCTAGAGATATGACCTAATGGCAAGGGCTTCACTCGTGTAAAGCGGATCTTTTGTTGCACCACTCTAATATGGTCAACAAGGTCTGGAAGGCCCTTAGATATCCCGGTGATCTATTGTGTAATGTATACTACTTGTCGACACCATCCATTCCTAGTGTATATATATCTTACATATGAAGATGGTGAAAGAAAGGCATTAGAGAAGGGTGAGAATAGAATGTTGTGGATAAAAGACAACAATTATATACACATACATATAACCATATGATCTCCACATCCAACACAATCGTCATTAATGTATTAGTATCAGTCTCAACCACAACAATAACACACACAAGCCTATTACAAATACTCTATGGAGATTCACAACAATCATCATTGGATGAGAGATCGGGAGTTTATG contains:
- the LOC114418746 gene encoding UPF0481 protein At3g47200-like, whose protein sequence is MEFDNPSYVEDASLTVPEENNISNQTLPISVNGRIEPHHQGGGESSVKDQIKLGNNVFEAKKMMEEELVEVKDGDTKINQYYLRNIRLEDEVLQGLHTMRQEFDSSMVIASQNKRNRKRDLIDRIIDIPEEIEPELGFECCIYKVPTSLLNVQEEAYTPLLISIGPIHHNKKGLNEMQEQKRKYFRFFWNRLENKLDLENYIGFLEQHEQNIRACYQKKFSDISKEEFVEMMLLDAVFIMELFLREEKRLEHKKDYLVTQRCVSKSIQRDLMLLENQLPIVMLEKLYDRVVPKNVKKHKKFIHLAHEYFRFYYPHQHSSENKFELRKWEKSLHFTDLTRNVYLPKKLRSQMKYSQQECVLRTATKLNEAGISFEKVHDRCLLDVKFEKKRFFSWFPCFGCLPCCKLFKARFQIPELRVDHTTECVLRNLIAFEQCHYPEEPYICNYVSLIDSLIHTKDDAEFLVEKEAIVHGLGSDQELANLVNGLCKNVVINSTCYHQIMEDVNGHYNNNWKWAMGTLRWVYFRDPWRSSSTIVGIAILVFTVFNFYRVTDIIFS